One stretch of Candidatus Zixiibacteriota bacterium DNA includes these proteins:
- a CDS encoding C1 family peptidase: MVKSKKETLKNQNFILNCIPSIKPEDDWTFQDAVSSGLVDDLPSIPSSKDLREDWWKIRNQGSTGACVGFATADGLLRWHFITNGKLLKNAQPSPRFIWMANKETDEITNYPTTFLETAGTQTKLALKVARNYGCVLEKDLPMDGKLSMLKPAVFFSRAAKLRITSYHNLGRNLTTWKMWLALVGPILTRLGVDATWDNATQTNGQLKIYKPNTVRGGHAVALVGYTSKHIIVRNSWGTNWGNKGFAYASNAYAKKAFTEAYGLIV, from the coding sequence ATGGTTAAGTCTAAGAAAGAAACTCTGAAAAATCAAAATTTTATTCTCAACTGTATTCCTTCAATTAAACCTGAAGATGACTGGACTTTTCAAGATGCTGTTTCATCAGGATTAGTTGATGATTTACCAAGTATACCTTCATCAAAAGATCTTAGAGAAGATTGGTGGAAAATTCGTAATCAAGGAAGTACAGGTGCGTGTGTCGGCTTCGCTACTGCAGATGGTTTACTTAGATGGCACTTTATAACAAATGGCAAACTTTTAAAAAATGCTCAACCTTCTCCTCGTTTCATATGGATGGCTAATAAAGAAACTGATGAAATTACTAATTACCCCACAACATTTCTTGAAACAGCTGGGACTCAAACTAAACTAGCTTTAAAAGTAGCTCGTAATTATGGCTGTGTACTTGAAAAAGACTTACCAATGGACGGTAAATTATCAATGCTCAAACCAGCTGTATTTTTCTCCAGAGCGGCTAAATTACGCATAACGAGTTATCATAATTTAGGTAGAAATCTTACTACTTGGAAAATGTGGTTAGCTTTGGTAGGACCAATATTGACTAGATTAGGAGTTGATGCTACATGGGATAACGCAACGCAAACAAATGGACAATTGAAAATATATAAACCTAATACAGTTAGAGGCGGTCATGCAGTTGCTTTAGTTGGCTATACTTCTAAACATATTATTGTAAGAAATAGTTGGGGGACTAATTGGGGGAATAAAGGCTTTGCTTATGCCTCAAACGCCTACGCTAAAAAAGCTTTTACAGAAGCTTATGGACTTATTGTATAA
- a CDS encoding LamG-like jellyroll fold domain-containing protein encodes MKSHHLCLAFIIILLGIGNIVSAQHYKDWTEYEWRPFGEKKYELQKDYTISLPEYFINPMKYPDPYKGLGDFLYNWSKDSLPICDWDFVRIEEGGILTVKKGFRWDGPSYPKITGRGHSYFNFRSSMIHDALYDMMRMDYLEPDTNHTILPFRIPFYGYVYPDIHSWSDKGDCNRLMTDMMIYMIAVEDGQKVDGKQSAQRDFEVIRFGGAPNTYNDEKMDAWKYHVSELTAYATDGQVELNWKQANYSGKDPDFDDHFAPFLGYLVYRDGKMIKMHLPFLPPSINSYMDTNVVNGEIYRYKIVPFEINKNQYDYTSEEYAVPNSGPGNALVLDGVNDYVEANNLSNDLVGRADYDSVLTMEAWVYPDEQIGNTRSMILAFNKIVNDVLGGNYNLLYYDGDSHTFCYFDTDNDFVCGSDQFPPGDWYHVALTLDENDNGCLYVNGEEQLTFTATIRPTYGARFSIGQEYDSSPSDFFRGMIDEVRIWGVARTQSEIQADMYHPLRGDESGLVGLWHFDEKSNFFTLGGFPAAMPMRKAFDATVNANDGYLSGYEFHEEPFVPSCAMGNEDCDDPDDPVFTDIYVDIKPGSCPNPLNAKVNHGNGNGPAKSVLPVAILGTEDFDIADINPETISLAGVSPTRWDYEDVATPSDKTEDSCACTEEAADGYEDLTIKFNRQDVIEAIKNSVKASQNDSTGIKMYRDEIKVRLTAELNDGTSLQGYDCVLYMTKGAIEMPAQVQEGEAHINLALLGNHPNPFNPTTRISFALPQTAHVRIDIFNLLGRRVETLVDRGCEAGYHSVEWNASHLASGVYLYRLQSGDFIDTKKMLFLK; translated from the coding sequence ATGAAAAGTCATCACCTGTGTTTAGCGTTCATTATAATTTTATTGGGGATAGGTAATATTGTCAGCGCTCAGCATTATAAAGATTGGACCGAATATGAGTGGCGTCCATTTGGCGAAAAGAAATATGAGTTACAGAAGGACTACACTATAAGTCTGCCTGAGTATTTTATTAATCCGATGAAGTATCCAGACCCGTATAAGGGACTTGGCGATTTTCTTTACAATTGGTCAAAAGATAGTCTTCCAATCTGTGATTGGGATTTTGTTCGCATCGAAGAGGGCGGGATTCTAACCGTAAAAAAAGGATTCCGATGGGACGGACCCTCATATCCAAAAATTACGGGGAGGGGGCACAGTTACTTCAATTTCCGCTCATCCATGATACATGACGCGCTTTATGATATGATGCGGATGGATTACCTGGAGCCGGACACGAATCATACGATATTGCCATTTCGAATTCCGTTTTATGGATATGTTTACCCCGACATTCATAGTTGGTCAGATAAAGGGGATTGTAACAGATTGATGACTGATATGATGATCTATATGATTGCGGTTGAGGATGGTCAGAAGGTTGACGGTAAGCAGAGCGCACAGCGGGATTTTGAAGTTATTCGATTTGGCGGAGCGCCTAATACATATAATGACGAGAAAATGGATGCCTGGAAATATCATGTGTCTGAATTGACTGCTTACGCAACCGATGGGCAAGTTGAACTGAATTGGAAGCAGGCAAATTATTCCGGTAAAGATCCTGATTTTGATGATCATTTCGCGCCATTTTTGGGATATTTAGTTTATAGGGACGGTAAAATGATAAAAATGCATTTGCCGTTTCTTCCGCCCTCGATTAATTCATATATGGATACTAATGTTGTCAATGGCGAGATTTATCGGTATAAGATAGTTCCATTTGAGATTAACAAGAACCAGTATGATTATACATCAGAAGAATATGCGGTACCGAATAGCGGGCCCGGAAATGCTCTGGTCCTTGACGGAGTTAACGATTATGTTGAAGCGAACAACCTATCTAATGACCTCGTCGGAAGGGCTGATTACGATAGCGTTTTAACAATGGAGGCCTGGGTTTATCCTGACGAACAAATAGGTAATACCAGATCAATGATACTTGCTTTTAATAAAATAGTAAATGATGTATTAGGAGGTAATTACAATCTTCTCTATTATGACGGAGATTCACATACATTTTGCTATTTTGACACTGATAATGATTTCGTTTGCGGTTCCGATCAGTTTCCGCCGGGCGATTGGTATCATGTAGCGCTGACTCTCGATGAAAACGATAACGGTTGTTTGTATGTTAATGGCGAGGAGCAGTTGACCTTCACGGCAACTATCAGACCGACATACGGCGCGAGATTCAGTATTGGCCAGGAATACGATTCTTCTCCATCAGATTTTTTTAGGGGCATGATAGATGAAGTTCGGATTTGGGGGGTGGCGAGAACTCAGAGTGAAATCCAGGCCGATATGTATCATCCATTGCGCGGCGATGAGTCCGGTTTGGTCGGTTTATGGCATTTTGATGAGAAGAGTAACTTCTTCACTTTAGGCGGTTTCCCGGCTGCAATGCCTATGAGGAAAGCTTTTGACGCCACCGTCAACGCTAATGACGGTTATCTCTCAGGCTATGAGTTTCATGAAGAACCTTTTGTGCCATCGTGTGCGATGGGAAATGAGGATTGCGACGATCCGGATGATCCTGTTTTTACAGATATTTATGTTGATATCAAGCCTGGTTCTTGTCCTAATCCGTTGAACGCAAAAGTGAATCATGGGAATGGTAATGGACCTGCTAAATCTGTTTTGCCTGTTGCTATTTTGGGAACCGAAGATTTTGATATTGCTGATATTAATCCGGAAACAATCTCTCTTGCCGGTGTCAGTCCAACCAGGTGGGATTATGAAGATGTTGCCACACCTTCCGATAAGACAGAAGACAGTTGTGCTTGTACTGAAGAAGCAGCTGATGGGTATGAAGATCTTACAATCAAATTCAATCGGCAGGATGTTATTGAAGCGATTAAGAACAGCGTTAAGGCATCACAAAATGATTCTACTGGAATAAAAATGTATCGTGATGAGATAAAAGTCAGATTAACTGCTGAATTGAATGACGGCACCTCTCTTCAAGGGTATGATTGTGTTTTATACATGACAAAGGGCGCCATAGAAATGCCAGCTCAAGTACAAGAGGGTGAGGCACACATCAATCTGGCGCTTTTAGGAAATCATCCTAACCCATTTAATCCGACCACTCGGATTAGCTTTGCTCTGCCTCAGACCGCGCATGTTCGCATCGATATATTTAATCTGCTGGGTCGGAGAGTAGAAACCCTCGTTGACCGTGGGTGTGAAGCAGGCTATCACTCAGTTGAATGGAACGCGTCGCATCTGGCGAGTGGTGTTTATCTCTATCGATTGCAGTCGGGTGACTTTATTGACACGAAGAAGATGTTATTCTTGAAATAG